Proteins found in one Helicobacter sp. MIT 21-1697 genomic segment:
- a CDS encoding RNA polymerase factor sigma-54, translating into MSVGGKLRSNLNIKTRLSTTLKSWLPILQSGVMELEETLNAIVEENPYACVQSQMTQSLQSKNYKKSHLSSNTSNDRFESIHISQKSLYEVLEEQIDSTLFPTEISRTIAFKIVENLNEDGYLDTAVGEIAYELGLSEEDVERVRQRFAYLEPYGVGAKDVIESFLFQLSNTELEGESYDLAARVIRDLHNHSKYKNHPAYNEVMKTIKSFRNPPAIEFGAKEAEVIPDIFIFERVKTDTLKNTTYELEVSINDVYYPKIIIEEKIKGVEAHKESAEFLKTKLKEAKDLVDALDMRKATILKIAIALRENQYDFFMGGEIRPMKLKDIAQDLGYAPSTISRAIANKYLECDRGIFPIKSFFTAAIDGDTSNASIKDFILNLVKNEDRKKPLSDLKILKSVEQKFDLKMVRRTITKYRQQLNIASSSERKKLYEISV; encoded by the coding sequence ATGAGTGTAGGAGGTAAGCTACGAAGTAATCTCAATATCAAGACACGTCTTTCAACAACACTAAAGAGTTGGTTGCCGATTTTGCAAAGTGGCGTTATGGAGCTTGAAGAAACGCTCAATGCTATTGTAGAGGAAAATCCCTATGCTTGTGTGCAAAGCCAAATGACACAAAGTTTGCAATCTAAAAACTATAAAAAGTCTCATCTTTCCTCAAATACATCAAATGACCGCTTTGAATCTATTCACATTAGCCAAAAAAGCCTTTACGAAGTGCTTGAGGAGCAAATTGATTCTACTTTATTTCCCACAGAAATTTCACGCACCATTGCATTTAAGATTGTAGAGAATCTCAATGAAGATGGGTATTTGGATACCGCAGTGGGTGAGATAGCTTATGAATTAGGACTAAGCGAGGAAGATGTAGAACGCGTAAGGCAGAGATTTGCATATCTTGAGCCTTATGGTGTAGGCGCAAAAGATGTGATAGAATCTTTTCTTTTTCAGTTAAGCAATACTGAATTAGAGGGTGAAAGCTATGATTTGGCTGCACGTGTGATACGCGATTTGCACAACCATAGTAAATATAAAAATCACCCTGCATACAATGAAGTAATGAAGACTATTAAGAGCTTTAGAAATCCGCCAGCGATTGAGTTTGGAGCGAAAGAAGCTGAAGTGATTCCTGATATTTTTATTTTTGAACGAGTAAAAACTGATACATTGAAAAACACTACCTACGAACTTGAAGTGTCAATTAATGATGTGTATTATCCTAAGATTATTATTGAGGAGAAAATCAAAGGTGTGGAGGCACATAAAGAAAGTGCAGAATTTTTAAAAACTAAATTAAAAGAGGCAAAAGATTTGGTTGATGCGCTTGATATGCGTAAAGCCACTATTTTGAAAATTGCCATTGCTCTACGTGAGAATCAATATGATTTTTTTATGGGCGGGGAGATACGTCCGATGAAGCTTAAAGATATTGCCCAAGATTTGGGATATGCGCCGAGCACGATTTCACGTGCTATTGCTAATAAATATTTAGAATGCGATAGAGGGATTTTCCCTATTAAAAGTTTCTTTACTGCAGCTATTGATGGGGATACTTCAAATGCTTCGATTAAAGATTTTATACTCAATCTTGTCAAAAATGAGGATAGAAAAAAGCCTTTGAGTGATTTGAAGATTCTAAAAAGTGTGGAGCAAAAATTTGACCTTAAAATGGTGCGGCGCACGATTACCAAATATCGCCAACAGCTCAATATTGCAAGCTCTAGTGAGCGTAAAAAACTCTATGAAATCAGCGTATAA